Proteins co-encoded in one Echeneis naucrates chromosome 22, fEcheNa1.1, whole genome shotgun sequence genomic window:
- the atp6v1c2 gene encoding V-type proton ATPase subunit C 1-B — MTDLWLISVPLDKNSLNSVEKLKRNIAKTNLASCCKFSIPDLRVGILDSLLSMSDHLSKLDMLTESVIKKTCQCMREVMEHPTEKVSDNALANGGHSMNHRAVPSQLKSYLKSLRVDLMNYVTKFQWDKAKYPTALPLSGLADIINRDVSQVETELKSRAAAYNSVKAGMQSLENKLDGSLETRSLNDIVRKEDLVVSEYLTTLLVVVTRGSYLQWEQSYESLTEFVVPRSSRKLYEDGEGGVFSVTLFKRAVCEFKAKAQQSMFAVREYNFDLEEKKQKTRKELCRIFVCWLKVHVSEVFIAWIHLKALRVFVESVLRYGLPVNYQALLLQTDSKRSKKLREELDSLFMHLDPTATLSKTDVSCDIPGLCQQEYFSYICFNINTNMLEIS, encoded by the exons ATGACAGACTTGTGGTTGATTTCTGTCCCACTGGACAAGAACAGTTTAAACAGCGTAGAGAAACTCAAACGCAATATTGCCAAAACCAACCTGGCCTCCTGCTGCAAATTCTCCATTCCAGATCTCAGG GTGGGAATACTGGACAGTTTGCTTAGTATGTCAGATCATCTCTCCAAGCTCGACATGCTGACTGAAAG TGTGAtcaaaaaaacatgtcagtgtATGAGGGAAGTGATGGAGCACCCTACTGAAAAAGTGTCGGACAACGCATTGGCCAATGGAG GCCACAGCATGAATCACAGAGCTGTCCCGTCACAACTGAAATCTTACCTCAAGTCTCTGCGGG tggACCTGATGAACTATGTGACAAAGTTTCAGTGGGACAAAGCCAAGTATCCcactgctctgcctctctctggcCTGGCAGATATTATCAACAGG GACGTTTCCCAGGTGGAGACAGAATTGAAATCTCGAGCTGCGGCGTACAACAGTGTGAAAGCAGGCATGCAAAGCCTTGAGAACAAACTAGA TGGGAGTTTGGAAACTCGCAGCCTGAATGACATTGTGAGAAAAGAAGACCTTGTGGTGTCAGAGTACCTCACCACTCTACTGGTAGTGGTGACCAG GGGGAGCTACCTGCAGTGGGAGCAGAGCTATGAATCTCTGACAGAGTTTGTAGTTCCACGGTCGAGCAG GAAACTCTATGAGGATGGTGAGGGAGGAGTTTTCTCAGTCACACTTTTCAAAAGAGCTGTGTGTGAATTCAAAGCCAAAGCCCAGCAGAGCAT GTTCGCTGTGCGTGAGTACAACTTTGAtctggaggagaagaagcagaagacgAGGAAGGAGCTTTGT AgaatctttgtgtgttggctgaaGGTTCATGTCAGTGAAGTGTTTATTGCTTGGATTCATTTGAAAGCTCTGAGGGTGTTTGTGGAATCAGTCCTCAG GTATGGATTACCTGTGAACTACCAGGCTCTTCTGCTGCAAACGGACAGCAAGCGCTCAAAGAAACTCAGAGAGGAACTTGACTCATTGTTCATGCATCTGGACCCCACGGCCACTCTCAGCAAGACGGAT GTAAGCTGTGACATCCCAGGACTTTGTCAGCAGGAATACTTCTCCTATATCTGCTTCAACATCAATACCAACATGCTGGAGATCAGCTAG
- the nol10 gene encoding nucleolar protein 10 isoform X2 → MQVSSVNDVKIYNLSHGKSLPEWLSDRKKRQLQKKDADIQRRIELIQDFEMPTVCTSIKVSRDGQFILAAGTYKPRVRCYDTYQLSLKFERCLDSDVVAFDILSDDYSKLVFLHCDRYVEFHSQHGHYYKTRIPKFGRDFSYHYPSCDLYFVGTSSEVFRLNLEQGRFLSSLQTDAIENNVCDINPVHHLFATGTSEGRVECWDPRVRNRVGLLDCALSSLTEGTVVQALPSVSALKFNGSLSMAVGTSTGQVLIYDLRSSQPLLVKDHFYNLPIKSLNFHNQLDLVVSADNKIIKMWNKDTGKVFSSIQPQSNVNDVCIYPHSGMIFTANEDPKMNTFYIPALGPAPRWCSFLDNLTEELEESPESTVYDDYKFVTRKDLENLGLSHLVGSSLLRAYMHGYFMDIRLYHKVKSMTNPFAYEEYRKDKIRQKIEESRTQRVQLKKLPKVNKELALKLMEEGDDEAELASRKKRGKALPSILGDDRFKLMFENPDYQVDEQSEEFRLLNPIVSKVGQKRKKKLRLLAQEELGETEKEEEAEGQASSEEESSDDDKSWVDEVREQRRLLRQEDRDRRRQERKKADRNTTSQLQFYQIKAGEEFKSFNDMAHKQKLQKASLEDRLKLEEHSGTGNIADTAVGSKQLTFTLKKSEQQRKQQQAEQEHHKERKKLRRSAGHLSSARGRGWGRGRGKGRGLH, encoded by the exons ATGCAGGTGTCCAGTGTGAATGATGTGAAAATTTACAATCTAAGCCATGGAAAGTCTCTTCCAGAG TGGTTGTCAGATCGGAAGAAAAGACAGCTACAAAAGAAAGATGCTG acATCCAACGCAGGATTGAGCTCATCCAGGACTTTGAGATGCCCACAGTATGCACCTCTATCAAAGTGTCGAGAGATGGGCAGTTCATCCTGGCAGCAG GCACTTACAAGCCTAGGGTTCGCTGTTACGACACCTATCAGCTGTCTCTGAAGTTTGAGCGCTGCCTGGATTCGGATG TTGTGGCCTTTGACATCCTGTCTGATGACTACTCCAAG TTGGTGTTTCTGCATTGCGACCGTTACGTTGAGTTTCACTCCCAGCACGGACACTACTACAAGACACGTATTCCAAAGTTCGGACGGGACTTTTCCTACCACTACCCCTCCTGTGACCTCTATTTTGTGGGGACAAG cTCAGAGGTGTTCAGACTGAATCTGGAACAAGGACGTTTCCTCAGCTCACTCCAGACTGATGCTAT tgaaaacaatgtgtgtgacaTCAACCCCGTCCATCATTTGTTTGCCACAGGAACCTCTGAG GGAAGAGTCGAGTGCTGGGATCCCAGAGTCAGGAACAGAGTGGGTTTGTTGGACTGTGCCCTGAGCAGCCTCACTGAAGGAACAGT AGTTCAAGCTTTGCCCTCAGTCAGTGCGCTGAAGTTTAATGGCTCCCTCAGTATGGCAGTTGGCACCAGCACAGGACAG GTGCTGATTTATGACCTGCGCTCCAGTCAGCCACTGCTGGTTAAGGACCATTTCTACAACCTGCCAATCAAGTCACTCAACTTCCACAATCAGCTGGACCTGGTTGTATCCGCTGACAACAAGATTATAAAAATGTGGAACAAAGACACC GGCAAAGTTTTCTCCTCTATACAGCCTCAGAGCAACGTTAATGACGTGTGCATCTATCCTCATTCAG GTATGATCTTTACGGCCAATGAGGATCCCAAGATGAACACGTTCTACATCCCG GCTCTGGGCCCTGCACCTCGATGGTGCTCCTTCCTTGACAACCtgacagaggagctggaggaaagcCCAGAGAGCACAGTGTACGATGATTACAAGTTTGTCACACGGAAAGACCTGGAAAATCTGG GTTTATCTCACCTGGTGGGATCGTCTCTGCTGAGAGCCTACATGCACGGTTACTTCATGGACATAAGGCTTTACCACAAG GTTAAGAGCATGACAAACCCTTTCGCATACGAGGAGTATCGCAAGGATAAGATACGGCAGAAGATTGAGGAGTCCAGGACTCAGAGAGTGCAGTTGAAG AAGTTGCCCAAGGTGAACAAGGAGCTGGCTCtgaagctgatggaggaggGTGATGACGAAGCAGAGCTGGCTTCTAGGAAAAAGAGAGGCAAG GCTCTCCCCAGCATCCTGGGTGATGACCGCTTCAAGCTGATGTTCGAAAACCCTGACTACCAGGTAGATGAGCAGAGCGAGGAGTTCCGCTTGCTCAACCCTATCGTCTCCAAGGTtggacagaagaggaagaaaaagttgCGTTTGCTGGCTCAGGAG gaactgggagagacagaaa aagaggaggaggctgaaggGCAAGCCAGCTCTGAGGAGGAGAGCTCCGACGACGACAAGAGCTGGGTGGATGAAGTGAGAGAGCAGCGGAGGTTGCTGCGGCAGGAAGACCGAGACCGCAGGCggcaggagaggaagaaagcagaCCGCAATACT ACCAGCCAGCTTCAATTCTATCAGATCAAAGCCGGGGAGGAGTTCAAAAGTTTTAACGACATGGCCCACAAGCAGAAACTACAGAA GGCTTCTCTTGAGGACCGTCTGAAATTGGAGGAGCACTCTGGAACTGGCAACATAGCTGATACTGCAGTGGGGAGCAAACAGCTAACCTTCACTCTCAAAAAG TcggagcagcagaggaagcagcagcaggcagagcaggaacaccacaaggagaggaaaaagttGCGACGCTCAGCCGGACACCTGAGCAGCGCCCGTGGAAGAGGCtggggcagaggaagaggaaaaggaagaggccTGCACTGA
- the nol10 gene encoding nucleolar protein 10 isoform X4, whose amino-acid sequence MQVSSVNDVKIYNLSHGKSLPEWLSDRKKRQLQKKDADIQRRIELIQDFEMPTVCTSIKVSRDGQFILAAGTYKPRVRCYDTYQLSLKFERCLDSDVVAFDILSDDYSKLVFLHCDRYVEFHSQHGHYYKTRIPKFGRDFSYHYPSCDLYFVGTSSEVFRLNLEQGRFLSSLQTDAIENNVCDINPVHHLFATGTSEGRVECWDPRVRNRVGLLDCALSSLTEGTVVQALPSVSALKFNGSLSMAVGTSTGQGKVFSSIQPQSNVNDVCIYPHSGMIFTANEDPKMNTFYIPALGPAPRWCSFLDNLTEELEESPESTVYDDYKFVTRKDLENLGLSHLVGSSLLRAYMHGYFMDIRLYHKVKSMTNPFAYEEYRKDKIRQKIEESRTQRVQLKKLPKVNKELALKLMEEGDDEAELASRKKRGKALPSILGDDRFKLMFENPDYQVDEQSEEFRLLNPIVSKVGQKRKKKLRLLAQEELGETEKEEEAEGQASSEEESSDDDKSWVDEVREQRRLLRQEDRDRRRQERKKADRNTTSQLQFYQIKAGEEFKSFNDMAHKQKLQKASLEDRLKLEEHSGTGNIADTAVGSKQLTFTLKKSEQQRKQQQAEQEHHKERKKLRRSAGHLSSARGRGWGRGRGKGRGLH is encoded by the exons ATGCAGGTGTCCAGTGTGAATGATGTGAAAATTTACAATCTAAGCCATGGAAAGTCTCTTCCAGAG TGGTTGTCAGATCGGAAGAAAAGACAGCTACAAAAGAAAGATGCTG acATCCAACGCAGGATTGAGCTCATCCAGGACTTTGAGATGCCCACAGTATGCACCTCTATCAAAGTGTCGAGAGATGGGCAGTTCATCCTGGCAGCAG GCACTTACAAGCCTAGGGTTCGCTGTTACGACACCTATCAGCTGTCTCTGAAGTTTGAGCGCTGCCTGGATTCGGATG TTGTGGCCTTTGACATCCTGTCTGATGACTACTCCAAG TTGGTGTTTCTGCATTGCGACCGTTACGTTGAGTTTCACTCCCAGCACGGACACTACTACAAGACACGTATTCCAAAGTTCGGACGGGACTTTTCCTACCACTACCCCTCCTGTGACCTCTATTTTGTGGGGACAAG cTCAGAGGTGTTCAGACTGAATCTGGAACAAGGACGTTTCCTCAGCTCACTCCAGACTGATGCTAT tgaaaacaatgtgtgtgacaTCAACCCCGTCCATCATTTGTTTGCCACAGGAACCTCTGAG GGAAGAGTCGAGTGCTGGGATCCCAGAGTCAGGAACAGAGTGGGTTTGTTGGACTGTGCCCTGAGCAGCCTCACTGAAGGAACAGT AGTTCAAGCTTTGCCCTCAGTCAGTGCGCTGAAGTTTAATGGCTCCCTCAGTATGGCAGTTGGCACCAGCACAGGACAG GGCAAAGTTTTCTCCTCTATACAGCCTCAGAGCAACGTTAATGACGTGTGCATCTATCCTCATTCAG GTATGATCTTTACGGCCAATGAGGATCCCAAGATGAACACGTTCTACATCCCG GCTCTGGGCCCTGCACCTCGATGGTGCTCCTTCCTTGACAACCtgacagaggagctggaggaaagcCCAGAGAGCACAGTGTACGATGATTACAAGTTTGTCACACGGAAAGACCTGGAAAATCTGG GTTTATCTCACCTGGTGGGATCGTCTCTGCTGAGAGCCTACATGCACGGTTACTTCATGGACATAAGGCTTTACCACAAG GTTAAGAGCATGACAAACCCTTTCGCATACGAGGAGTATCGCAAGGATAAGATACGGCAGAAGATTGAGGAGTCCAGGACTCAGAGAGTGCAGTTGAAG AAGTTGCCCAAGGTGAACAAGGAGCTGGCTCtgaagctgatggaggaggGTGATGACGAAGCAGAGCTGGCTTCTAGGAAAAAGAGAGGCAAG GCTCTCCCCAGCATCCTGGGTGATGACCGCTTCAAGCTGATGTTCGAAAACCCTGACTACCAGGTAGATGAGCAGAGCGAGGAGTTCCGCTTGCTCAACCCTATCGTCTCCAAGGTtggacagaagaggaagaaaaagttgCGTTTGCTGGCTCAGGAG gaactgggagagacagaaa aagaggaggaggctgaaggGCAAGCCAGCTCTGAGGAGGAGAGCTCCGACGACGACAAGAGCTGGGTGGATGAAGTGAGAGAGCAGCGGAGGTTGCTGCGGCAGGAAGACCGAGACCGCAGGCggcaggagaggaagaaagcagaCCGCAATACT ACCAGCCAGCTTCAATTCTATCAGATCAAAGCCGGGGAGGAGTTCAAAAGTTTTAACGACATGGCCCACAAGCAGAAACTACAGAA GGCTTCTCTTGAGGACCGTCTGAAATTGGAGGAGCACTCTGGAACTGGCAACATAGCTGATACTGCAGTGGGGAGCAAACAGCTAACCTTCACTCTCAAAAAG TcggagcagcagaggaagcagcagcaggcagagcaggaacaccacaaggagaggaaaaagttGCGACGCTCAGCCGGACACCTGAGCAGCGCCCGTGGAAGAGGCtggggcagaggaagaggaaaaggaagaggccTGCACTGA
- the nol10 gene encoding nucleolar protein 10 isoform X1 has product MQVSSVNDVKIYNLSHGKSLPEWLSDRKKRQLQKKDADIQRRIELIQDFEMPTVCTSIKVSRDGQFILAAGTYKPRVRCYDTYQLSLKFERCLDSDVVAFDILSDDYSKLVFLHCDRYVEFHSQHGHYYKTRIPKFGRDFSYHYPSCDLYFVGTSSEVFRLNLEQGRFLSSLQTDAIENNVCDINPVHHLFATGTSEGRVECWDPRVRNRVGLLDCALSSLTEGTVVQALPSVSALKFNGSLSMAVGTSTGQVLIYDLRSSQPLLVKDHFYNLPIKSLNFHNQLDLVVSADNKIIKMWNKDTGKVFSSIQPQSNVNDVCIYPHSGMIFTANEDPKMNTFYIPALGPAPRWCSFLDNLTEELEESPESTVYDDYKFVTRKDLENLGLSHLVGSSLLRAYMHGYFMDIRLYHKVKSMTNPFAYEEYRKDKIRQKIEESRTQRVQLKKLPKVNKELALKLMEEGDDEAELASRKKRGKALPSILGDDRFKLMFENPDYQVDEQSEEFRLLNPIVSKVGQKRKKKLRLLAQEAAASQQVAEEEEEAEGQASSEEESSDDDKSWVDEVREQRRLLRQEDRDRRRQERKKADRNTVLLEKDQSGGEKSSNVAENKKTSQLQFYQIKAGEEFKSFNDMAHKQKLQKASLEDRLKLEEHSGTGNIADTAVGSKQLTFTLKKSEQQRKQQQAEQEHHKERKKLRRSAGHLSSARGRGWGRGRGKGRGLH; this is encoded by the exons ATGCAGGTGTCCAGTGTGAATGATGTGAAAATTTACAATCTAAGCCATGGAAAGTCTCTTCCAGAG TGGTTGTCAGATCGGAAGAAAAGACAGCTACAAAAGAAAGATGCTG acATCCAACGCAGGATTGAGCTCATCCAGGACTTTGAGATGCCCACAGTATGCACCTCTATCAAAGTGTCGAGAGATGGGCAGTTCATCCTGGCAGCAG GCACTTACAAGCCTAGGGTTCGCTGTTACGACACCTATCAGCTGTCTCTGAAGTTTGAGCGCTGCCTGGATTCGGATG TTGTGGCCTTTGACATCCTGTCTGATGACTACTCCAAG TTGGTGTTTCTGCATTGCGACCGTTACGTTGAGTTTCACTCCCAGCACGGACACTACTACAAGACACGTATTCCAAAGTTCGGACGGGACTTTTCCTACCACTACCCCTCCTGTGACCTCTATTTTGTGGGGACAAG cTCAGAGGTGTTCAGACTGAATCTGGAACAAGGACGTTTCCTCAGCTCACTCCAGACTGATGCTAT tgaaaacaatgtgtgtgacaTCAACCCCGTCCATCATTTGTTTGCCACAGGAACCTCTGAG GGAAGAGTCGAGTGCTGGGATCCCAGAGTCAGGAACAGAGTGGGTTTGTTGGACTGTGCCCTGAGCAGCCTCACTGAAGGAACAGT AGTTCAAGCTTTGCCCTCAGTCAGTGCGCTGAAGTTTAATGGCTCCCTCAGTATGGCAGTTGGCACCAGCACAGGACAG GTGCTGATTTATGACCTGCGCTCCAGTCAGCCACTGCTGGTTAAGGACCATTTCTACAACCTGCCAATCAAGTCACTCAACTTCCACAATCAGCTGGACCTGGTTGTATCCGCTGACAACAAGATTATAAAAATGTGGAACAAAGACACC GGCAAAGTTTTCTCCTCTATACAGCCTCAGAGCAACGTTAATGACGTGTGCATCTATCCTCATTCAG GTATGATCTTTACGGCCAATGAGGATCCCAAGATGAACACGTTCTACATCCCG GCTCTGGGCCCTGCACCTCGATGGTGCTCCTTCCTTGACAACCtgacagaggagctggaggaaagcCCAGAGAGCACAGTGTACGATGATTACAAGTTTGTCACACGGAAAGACCTGGAAAATCTGG GTTTATCTCACCTGGTGGGATCGTCTCTGCTGAGAGCCTACATGCACGGTTACTTCATGGACATAAGGCTTTACCACAAG GTTAAGAGCATGACAAACCCTTTCGCATACGAGGAGTATCGCAAGGATAAGATACGGCAGAAGATTGAGGAGTCCAGGACTCAGAGAGTGCAGTTGAAG AAGTTGCCCAAGGTGAACAAGGAGCTGGCTCtgaagctgatggaggaggGTGATGACGAAGCAGAGCTGGCTTCTAGGAAAAAGAGAGGCAAG GCTCTCCCCAGCATCCTGGGTGATGACCGCTTCAAGCTGATGTTCGAAAACCCTGACTACCAGGTAGATGAGCAGAGCGAGGAGTTCCGCTTGCTCAACCCTATCGTCTCCAAGGTtggacagaagaggaagaaaaagttgCGTTTGCTGGCTCAGGAGGCTGCAGCCTCCCAGCAG GTggctgaagaagaggaggaggctgaaggGCAAGCCAGCTCTGAGGAGGAGAGCTCCGACGACGACAAGAGCTGGGTGGATGAAGTGAGAGAGCAGCGGAGGTTGCTGCGGCAGGAAGACCGAGACCGCAGGCggcaggagaggaagaaagcagaCCGCAATACTGTCCTCTTGGAGAAAGACCAGAGCGGAGGAGAGAAAAGCTCAAACGTGGCTGAGAACAAGAAGACCAGCCAGCTTCAATTCTATCAGATCAAAGCCGGGGAGGAGTTCAAAAGTTTTAACGACATGGCCCACAAGCAGAAACTACAGAA GGCTTCTCTTGAGGACCGTCTGAAATTGGAGGAGCACTCTGGAACTGGCAACATAGCTGATACTGCAGTGGGGAGCAAACAGCTAACCTTCACTCTCAAAAAG TcggagcagcagaggaagcagcagcaggcagagcaggaacaccacaaggagaggaaaaagttGCGACGCTCAGCCGGACACCTGAGCAGCGCCCGTGGAAGAGGCtggggcagaggaagaggaaaaggaagaggccTGCACTGA
- the nol10 gene encoding nucleolar protein 10 isoform X3 has product MQVSSVNDVKIYNLSHGKSLPEWLSDRKKRQLQKKDADIQRRIELIQDFEMPTVCTSIKVSRDGQFILAAVVAFDILSDDYSKLVFLHCDRYVEFHSQHGHYYKTRIPKFGRDFSYHYPSCDLYFVGTSSEVFRLNLEQGRFLSSLQTDAIENNVCDINPVHHLFATGTSEGRVECWDPRVRNRVGLLDCALSSLTEGTVVQALPSVSALKFNGSLSMAVGTSTGQVLIYDLRSSQPLLVKDHFYNLPIKSLNFHNQLDLVVSADNKIIKMWNKDTGKVFSSIQPQSNVNDVCIYPHSGMIFTANEDPKMNTFYIPALGPAPRWCSFLDNLTEELEESPESTVYDDYKFVTRKDLENLGLSHLVGSSLLRAYMHGYFMDIRLYHKVKSMTNPFAYEEYRKDKIRQKIEESRTQRVQLKKLPKVNKELALKLMEEGDDEAELASRKKRGKALPSILGDDRFKLMFENPDYQVDEQSEEFRLLNPIVSKVGQKRKKKLRLLAQEELGETEKEEEAEGQASSEEESSDDDKSWVDEVREQRRLLRQEDRDRRRQERKKADRNTTSQLQFYQIKAGEEFKSFNDMAHKQKLQKASLEDRLKLEEHSGTGNIADTAVGSKQLTFTLKKSEQQRKQQQAEQEHHKERKKLRRSAGHLSSARGRGWGRGRGKGRGLH; this is encoded by the exons ATGCAGGTGTCCAGTGTGAATGATGTGAAAATTTACAATCTAAGCCATGGAAAGTCTCTTCCAGAG TGGTTGTCAGATCGGAAGAAAAGACAGCTACAAAAGAAAGATGCTG acATCCAACGCAGGATTGAGCTCATCCAGGACTTTGAGATGCCCACAGTATGCACCTCTATCAAAGTGTCGAGAGATGGGCAGTTCATCCTGGCAGCAG TTGTGGCCTTTGACATCCTGTCTGATGACTACTCCAAG TTGGTGTTTCTGCATTGCGACCGTTACGTTGAGTTTCACTCCCAGCACGGACACTACTACAAGACACGTATTCCAAAGTTCGGACGGGACTTTTCCTACCACTACCCCTCCTGTGACCTCTATTTTGTGGGGACAAG cTCAGAGGTGTTCAGACTGAATCTGGAACAAGGACGTTTCCTCAGCTCACTCCAGACTGATGCTAT tgaaaacaatgtgtgtgacaTCAACCCCGTCCATCATTTGTTTGCCACAGGAACCTCTGAG GGAAGAGTCGAGTGCTGGGATCCCAGAGTCAGGAACAGAGTGGGTTTGTTGGACTGTGCCCTGAGCAGCCTCACTGAAGGAACAGT AGTTCAAGCTTTGCCCTCAGTCAGTGCGCTGAAGTTTAATGGCTCCCTCAGTATGGCAGTTGGCACCAGCACAGGACAG GTGCTGATTTATGACCTGCGCTCCAGTCAGCCACTGCTGGTTAAGGACCATTTCTACAACCTGCCAATCAAGTCACTCAACTTCCACAATCAGCTGGACCTGGTTGTATCCGCTGACAACAAGATTATAAAAATGTGGAACAAAGACACC GGCAAAGTTTTCTCCTCTATACAGCCTCAGAGCAACGTTAATGACGTGTGCATCTATCCTCATTCAG GTATGATCTTTACGGCCAATGAGGATCCCAAGATGAACACGTTCTACATCCCG GCTCTGGGCCCTGCACCTCGATGGTGCTCCTTCCTTGACAACCtgacagaggagctggaggaaagcCCAGAGAGCACAGTGTACGATGATTACAAGTTTGTCACACGGAAAGACCTGGAAAATCTGG GTTTATCTCACCTGGTGGGATCGTCTCTGCTGAGAGCCTACATGCACGGTTACTTCATGGACATAAGGCTTTACCACAAG GTTAAGAGCATGACAAACCCTTTCGCATACGAGGAGTATCGCAAGGATAAGATACGGCAGAAGATTGAGGAGTCCAGGACTCAGAGAGTGCAGTTGAAG AAGTTGCCCAAGGTGAACAAGGAGCTGGCTCtgaagctgatggaggaggGTGATGACGAAGCAGAGCTGGCTTCTAGGAAAAAGAGAGGCAAG GCTCTCCCCAGCATCCTGGGTGATGACCGCTTCAAGCTGATGTTCGAAAACCCTGACTACCAGGTAGATGAGCAGAGCGAGGAGTTCCGCTTGCTCAACCCTATCGTCTCCAAGGTtggacagaagaggaagaaaaagttgCGTTTGCTGGCTCAGGAG gaactgggagagacagaaa aagaggaggaggctgaaggGCAAGCCAGCTCTGAGGAGGAGAGCTCCGACGACGACAAGAGCTGGGTGGATGAAGTGAGAGAGCAGCGGAGGTTGCTGCGGCAGGAAGACCGAGACCGCAGGCggcaggagaggaagaaagcagaCCGCAATACT ACCAGCCAGCTTCAATTCTATCAGATCAAAGCCGGGGAGGAGTTCAAAAGTTTTAACGACATGGCCCACAAGCAGAAACTACAGAA GGCTTCTCTTGAGGACCGTCTGAAATTGGAGGAGCACTCTGGAACTGGCAACATAGCTGATACTGCAGTGGGGAGCAAACAGCTAACCTTCACTCTCAAAAAG TcggagcagcagaggaagcagcagcaggcagagcaggaacaccacaaggagaggaaaaagttGCGACGCTCAGCCGGACACCTGAGCAGCGCCCGTGGAAGAGGCtggggcagaggaagaggaaaaggaagaggccTGCACTGA